The Haloprofundus salinisoli region GAACCGTTCAATCTCACCGTCGACGAAGGAGGTGCGTTCTGGTTTGTGAGATCCTCCCCACCGTGGACAGTAGTCCCGCCGCACGTACCTGATGCCGTGGACGCGGTCGACGGGGACGTGACGGGTCCGCTCTCCGGTGTGCGGTAGTCTCCTATCGGAACAAGTAACGCCACTCCGTCCCTCCCCAGCGCATGGAACTCCCGCCGTTCGAGTTGGAGCGATGGCTCGACGAGTACGAACCGCAAGCGGACCTGATGCTCGCCGAGAGCGGCGTCCGAAGCCTCCCGGCCGACCGTTTCGACCTCGACGTCGGCGAACTCGGCTACGTCATCCCGACCGATGGCGACCCGCGGTTCCGAGCCCAAATCGCCGAGCGGTACGGCCGAAGCGCCGACGAAGTCGTGCTCACCTGCGGCACCCAGGAGGCGGACTACCTGACGTTCATGGCGCTTCTGGACGCGGGCGACCACGCCGTCGTCGTCTCGCCGACGTACCAGTCGCTGAAAAGCGTCCCCGAGGCCATCGGGTCGGTGACCGAAGTTCGGACCGAACCGCCGAACTGGGACCTCTCCGTCGACGCCGTCGCCGACGCGATTCGGCCGGAGACGCGCGTCGTCGTCCTGACGAACCCGAGCAATCCGACCGGCAAGTACCTCGGGCCCGAGACGATGGAAGCGCTGTACGACCTCGCGGCCGACAACGACGCCTACCTGCTCGTCGACGAGGTGTACCGGATGCTCGCCGACGACCCCCATCCGCCGGCCGCGGCGCTCGGTCCGCGGGCGATCTCGACCGCCGGCGTCTCGAAATCCTACGGCCTCGCTGGTGCGCGAGTCGGGTGGACCGTTGCCGAACCCGAACTCGCCGACGCGGTCCGAAAGTGGAAGGATTACACGACCATCTCGCCGCCGATGCTCGGCCAGCACATAGCAAAGCAGGCGCTCGGCGAACGGGAAGCCGGGATTCTACGCGAGAACCGCGACCACGCGAGGGAGAACCGCGACCGGGTCGCGGCGTTCGTCGACGAGTACGACCTGGAGTGGTTCGAACCGGTCGGCGTCAACGCGTTCCCGACGGTTCCGGAGGGGTTCGATTCGGGGAACGCGTTCTGTCGGTCCGTCTTCAAAGCCGAGAGCGTCGTCCTCGCGCCGGGGGAGGTGTTCGGCTACCCCGACAGATTCCGCCTCGGATTCGGCCTGCACACCACCGAGTTAGAGGAGGGTCTCGAACGCGTCGGTCGGCACGTCGAGAACGTCTGAGACGAAACCCCGTAGTCGTCGTGTCGAGCCACTGCTTTCGAGTCGTCCCGAGGAGCGTTACCGCCTGTACGACGCCGCCAACCCGTCGAGCGACTCGTGACGCTCAGTCGTGTGCGGCGCGGTCAGCGGCGAGACGCTAACCGTCCCGTCGACGATGGCGCGGCGGTCGGTGCCGTCGGGGTCCGGGATGTCGTCGTTCCGCATCCGGGTCCAGACGCGGTCGGTGAGGGTGACGTGGCCGTTCTCGCTGTCGTGGTCGG contains the following coding sequences:
- a CDS encoding aminotransferase class I/II-fold pyridoxal phosphate-dependent enzyme, whose product is MELPPFELERWLDEYEPQADLMLAESGVRSLPADRFDLDVGELGYVIPTDGDPRFRAQIAERYGRSADEVVLTCGTQEADYLTFMALLDAGDHAVVVSPTYQSLKSVPEAIGSVTEVRTEPPNWDLSVDAVADAIRPETRVVVLTNPSNPTGKYLGPETMEALYDLAADNDAYLLVDEVYRMLADDPHPPAAALGPRAISTAGVSKSYGLAGARVGWTVAEPELADAVRKWKDYTTISPPMLGQHIAKQALGEREAGILRENRDHARENRDRVAAFVDEYDLEWFEPVGVNAFPTVPEGFDSGNAFCRSVFKAESVVLAPGEVFGYPDRFRLGFGLHTTELEEGLERVGRHVENV